The window CCTGGGTCAATAAGGAGCCGGCATGGCATTTGTAGTGGGCTTAACCGGCGGCATCGGCAGCGGCAAATCAGCGGCCAGCGCATGGTTTGAATCGCAGGGCATTGCCGTGGTTGATGCCGATGTGGTTGCGCGCGAAATTGTGCAAAAAGGGCAGCCTGCCCTCACGCAGATTCAGCAGGCTTTCGGCGGCTGGGTTCTGCTGGAAAATGGCGAACTCAACCGGCGCGCGCTGCGCGAGCATATTTTTAAAGCTCCTGAAGCGCGCAAAGTGCTGGAACAGATCACCCATCCCGCCATTAGAAGCTCGATTATCTGGCAGTTGCAGCAGGCGGCCAGCCCCTACGCGCTGCTAGCCTCCCCCCTGCTGTTTGAAACCAATCAGCATGAACTGGCGCAGCGCAGTTTGCTGATTGACGCTTCCGAAGAACTGCAGATTCAGCGGGCTT is drawn from Acinetobacter sp. WCHAc010034 and contains these coding sequences:
- the coaE gene encoding dephospho-CoA kinase (Dephospho-CoA kinase (CoaE) performs the final step in coenzyme A biosynthesis.); the protein is MAFVVGLTGGIGSGKSAASAWFESQGIAVVDADVVAREIVQKGQPALTQIQQAFGGWVLLENGELNRRALREHIFKAPEARKVLEQITHPAIRSSIIWQLQQAASPYALLASPLLFETNQHELAQRSLLIDASEELQIQRASQRDGQNAEQIKKIIAAQMPRAQKQQRADDIVLNDGHLDHLYLHLQPLHEKYLALAKKQLP